The genomic segment CCCCGAGGTCTTAAGCAGCAGGATCTTCTCCCGGTAGCCCGGGTAGCGCAGGGTTTTTTCCTCCATGTGGGGAATGGGGATGGTTTCCAGGGCCGTGCGCATGCCGTCGGTGAGGAAGGCCTCCAGCGTACCCACCTCCGGGATGTAAACAAGCTCCGGCTCAGCCATAGCCGGTAGCGTCACGACCGCACCGTTCCGGCGCAACCGTGCTGGCCGCGTGTACTCCTCCAGCACGTCCACTGGCGAAAAGGGGGCCTTGTACTCCCAGGGCAGCACCCGTTCCTTGGGCAAACCGCCCACGTAGCAGGTAAAGCGCTCGAGGTTCGCAGCTTGGGCGTACCAGTAGCCCAGCACCAGATGGGAAAGCCCCGGGGCCACCCCGCAGTCCACCGCCACCAAAAGCCCTTTGGCCTTGGCTTCCCCATCCAGGGCCCGGGGATCTTCGGGCATGAAGGAAATGTCCACCACGTTCTTGCCCAAGGCCACAAGCTCGGAGAGCACCCGGTAGCCCAAAAAGCCCGGCACCGCGTTCACCACCCACGA from the Thermoanaerobaculum aquaticum genome contains:
- a CDS encoding saccharopine dehydrogenase family protein produces the protein MAWDLARDFAVTAVDVSESNLQWLAQRNVATVKADVSDAGELARVVREASWVVNAVPGFLGYRVLSELVALGKNVVDISFMPEDPRALDGEAKAKGLLVAVDCGVAPGLSHLVLGYWYAQAANLERFTCYVGGLPKERVLPWEYKAPFSPVDVLEEYTRPARLRRNGAVVTLPAMAEPELVYIPEVGTLEAFLTDGMRTALETIPIPHMEEKTLRYPGYREKILLLKTSGLLDGEPVEVSGVKVSPLSVTAKALARAWQFAENEADLTVMVLKAEGFFAGERQERSLFLYDNFDPATGLSSMARSTGFTATAVLRALVAGYHRAPGVLVPEVLGQNADLTRFVVSSLRERGLAIRAEDL